A single window of Gemmatimonadota bacterium DNA harbors:
- the sufC gene encoding Fe-S cluster assembly ATPase SufC, translated as MLEIRNLHAGVEGAEILHGIDLKVNAGEIHAIMGPNGSGKSTLAQVLAGHEAYSVTEGEVIYEGQDLLDMDPDERAAHGVFLAFQYPVEIPGVNSAYFLRTALNALRTARDEEEVDAIDFLALIRDKLKLVEMDEKFLKRSVNEGFSGGEKKRHEILQMAVLEPRLAILDETDSGLDIDALRVVANGVNTLHSADKATIVVTHYQRLLNNIVPDFVHVMLDGRIVQSGDKTLALELEEKGYDWIKEEHATHSV; from the coding sequence ATGCTCGAAATTCGGAATCTGCACGCAGGTGTGGAAGGCGCGGAAATTCTTCACGGCATCGACCTCAAGGTCAACGCGGGAGAAATCCACGCCATTATGGGACCCAACGGGTCGGGCAAAAGCACATTGGCCCAGGTACTCGCAGGCCACGAAGCCTATAGCGTTACAGAAGGCGAAGTCATCTACGAGGGCCAGGACCTGCTCGATATGGACCCGGATGAACGCGCAGCACATGGCGTCTTCCTCGCCTTTCAGTACCCGGTAGAAATACCCGGCGTCAACAGCGCGTACTTCCTGCGCACAGCACTCAACGCCCTTCGAACGGCCAGAGATGAAGAAGAAGTCGATGCCATAGACTTTCTCGCGCTGATTCGCGACAAACTCAAACTGGTCGAAATGGACGAAAAATTCCTCAAACGTTCGGTCAACGAAGGCTTTTCCGGCGGCGAAAAGAAACGCCATGAAATTCTGCAAATGGCCGTCTTAGAACCCCGCCTCGCCATACTCGACGAAACCGACTCCGGACTCGATATCGACGCCCTACGCGTTGTTGCCAACGGCGTCAATACACTCCACAGCGCGGACAAAGCGACCATTGTGGTCACACACTATCAGCGCTTGCTCAACAATATCGTGCCCGACTTCGTCCACGTTATGCTCGACGGACGCATCGTGCAATCGGGCGACAAAACACTCGCCCTGGAATTGGAAGAAAAAGGCTATGACTGGATCAAAGAAGAACACGCGACACACAGCGTCTAA